The Kitasatospora setae KM-6054 genome contains a region encoding:
- a CDS encoding GNAT family N-acetyltransferase, whose protein sequence is MIRTATPDDVPFIHAMIRELADYERALSDAKATEEQLRDALFGEHPAVFGLIAEEESGERVGFALWFRNFSTWRGTHGIYLEDLYVRPEKRGGGHGKALLTELARICVERGYQRLEWSVLDWNEPSIGFYKSLGAVPMDEWTVFRLTDGALAELGSGPR, encoded by the coding sequence ATGATCCGCACCGCGACTCCCGACGACGTCCCCTTCATCCACGCCATGATCCGCGAACTGGCCGACTACGAGCGCGCACTGTCCGACGCGAAGGCCACCGAGGAGCAGTTGCGCGACGCGCTGTTCGGCGAGCACCCGGCGGTGTTCGGCCTGATCGCCGAGGAGGAGTCCGGCGAGCGGGTCGGTTTCGCGCTCTGGTTCCGGAACTTCTCGACCTGGCGCGGCACCCACGGCATCTACCTGGAGGACCTGTACGTCCGCCCGGAGAAGCGCGGCGGCGGTCACGGCAAGGCGCTGCTGACCGAGTTGGCCCGGATCTGCGTGGAGCGCGGCTACCAGCGCCTGGAGTGGTCGGTGCTGGACTGGAACGAGCCGTCGATCGGCTTCTACAAGTCGCTCGGCGCGGTGCCGATGGACGAGTGGACGGTCTTCCGGTTGACCGACGGCGCGCTCGCCGAGCTCGGTTCCGGGCCGCGCTGA
- a CDS encoding DUF1648 domain-containing protein, producing MTGRETTSTKRSGLPWPALWVAGTAVLTAALPLTVADRLPDPVATHWGGAGGANGSMPFWAACLVPALIWAVLGLRRADPLLRVWSLAGLLAGGVLFLGLQTAAVRANLDQADWHEAELPLGWLLGVLAAAALTAAAVRLLAGRGLSAAAAAPVPAGPVLELAESERAVWFSWAVSPSLRGIALVSGSVAVVALVGSATGLFGASWGWPLFATFAVAGLATACCSSVRARVSAEGLEVALGPFGLPTRRWALDALESARVEQRSAAQVGGWGYRLNGLGTTVMLRSGECLVVRLRGNGHDFAVSVGDAARGAALLNALLARRPA from the coding sequence GTGACCGGGCGGGAGACCACGAGCACGAAGCGCAGCGGCCTGCCGTGGCCGGCGCTCTGGGTGGCGGGGACGGCGGTGCTGACCGCCGCGCTGCCGCTGACCGTCGCGGACCGGCTGCCGGACCCGGTGGCCACCCACTGGGGCGGCGCCGGCGGCGCGAACGGCTCGATGCCGTTCTGGGCCGCCTGCCTGGTGCCGGCGCTGATCTGGGCGGTGCTGGGGCTGCGCCGGGCCGATCCGCTGTTGCGGGTGTGGAGCCTGGCGGGGCTGCTGGCGGGCGGGGTGCTGTTCCTCGGCCTGCAGACGGCCGCCGTCCGCGCCAACCTGGACCAGGCCGACTGGCACGAAGCCGAGTTGCCGCTCGGCTGGCTGCTGGGCGTCTTGGCCGCGGCGGCGCTGACCGCCGCGGCGGTGCGGCTGCTGGCCGGGCGCGGCCTGTCGGCGGCCGCCGCCGCCCCGGTGCCGGCCGGGCCGGTGCTGGAGCTGGCCGAGAGCGAGCGCGCGGTGTGGTTCTCGTGGGCGGTGAGCCCGTCGCTGCGCGGCATCGCGCTGGTGAGCGGCTCGGTGGCGGTGGTGGCGCTGGTGGGCTCGGCGACCGGCCTGTTCGGGGCGTCGTGGGGCTGGCCGCTGTTCGCGACGTTCGCGGTGGCCGGCCTGGCGACCGCCTGCTGCTCGTCGGTGCGGGCCCGGGTGTCGGCGGAGGGCCTGGAGGTGGCGCTGGGCCCGTTCGGCCTGCCGACCCGCCGTTGGGCGCTGGACGCGCTGGAGTCGGCCCGGGTCGAGCAGCGCAGCGCGGCCCAGGTCGGCGGCTGGGGCTACCGGCTGAACGGCCTCGGTACCACGGTGATGCTGCGCTCCGGCGAGTGCCTGGTGGTGCGGCTGCGGGGCAACGGCCACGACTTCGCGGTGAGCGTCGGCGACGCCGCCCGCGGCGCGGCCCTGCTGAACGCGCTGCTCGCCCGCCGCCCCGCCTGA